Proteins encoded together in one Lysinibacillus sp. FSL K6-0232 window:
- a CDS encoding MFS transporter, giving the protein MNRKYFILAFSITMIGTQMFDFVVKWWIVKETGDAQILGAIIGIPAMVIAILSFIPGVLADIFNKKKIMIITDLISSAACFAAFLILIEYGFSLIVIAITSLVLGLIKSLYAIASKGIFKNIFENSEIKSINRVQAILKQIIKLISPVLANILILYIKPELFFLFNGISFLVSAILEMNFKYSTSNKIKSKLSFSTFIEQLQQGFLVIKNSPLIINTLILVSIANIFIGGYDIFMPMFVIEYMGSDFGYSMILTTTAIGALIAPLLLQFFDKKKISIPLWTPVLLIMTGIIISSFSMIGCITGGFIIGLSTTIFDVEFFTKLQLSVDEDNIGKVFGVVFLIAGVLTPLGQLLFPLILASLVKYALFVIGAFGLVTVIIIKIWDTKRGNLIG; this is encoded by the coding sequence ATGAATAGAAAATATTTTATTTTGGCCTTTTCTATTACAATGATAGGAACTCAAATGTTTGATTTCGTTGTGAAATGGTGGATTGTAAAAGAAACTGGCGATGCTCAAATTCTGGGTGCGATTATAGGTATACCTGCTATGGTTATAGCAATATTATCCTTTATTCCAGGCGTTTTAGCTGATATCTTCAATAAAAAGAAAATAATGATTATTACAGATTTAATTAGTTCTGCAGCATGTTTTGCAGCATTTCTAATATTAATTGAATATGGCTTTTCTTTAATAGTTATTGCTATTACTAGCTTAGTTTTGGGATTAATTAAATCATTATATGCTATAGCTAGTAAAGGAATTTTCAAGAATATTTTCGAAAATTCAGAAATAAAATCTATTAATAGAGTTCAAGCGATACTAAAACAAATAATTAAGTTAATATCTCCAGTTTTAGCAAATATATTAATTTTATATATTAAACCGGAATTATTTTTCTTATTTAATGGTATTTCTTTCTTAGTTTCTGCAATTCTCGAAATGAATTTTAAGTATTCTACTAGTAATAAGATTAAAAGTAAGTTAAGTTTTTCAACTTTTATAGAGCAATTACAGCAAGGTTTCTTAGTAATTAAAAATAGCCCTTTGATCATCAACACATTAATATTAGTTAGCATCGCCAATATTTTTATTGGAGGGTATGACATTTTTATGCCTATGTTTGTTATTGAGTATATGGGTTCTGATTTTGGGTATAGTATGATTCTTACAACTACTGCTATTGGTGCTTTAATAGCTCCTTTATTACTTCAATTTTTTGATAAGAAAAAAATATCTATTCCGTTATGGACTCCAGTATTATTGATAATGACCGGTATTATTATTAGTTCTTTTTCTATGATTGGTTGTATAACAGGAGGATTTATTATAGGGTTAAGTACAACAATTTTTGATGTTGAATTTTTCACAAAATTACAATTGAGTGTTGACGAGGATAATATTGGCAAAGTGTTTGGGGTTGTTTTTTTAATTGCTGGTGTTTTAACACCACTCGGACAGCTTTTATTTCCTTTGATACTAGCATCACTAGTTAAATATGCCTTATTTGTAATAGGAGCCTTCGGATTAGTTACAGTTATAATTATAAAAATATGGGATACAAAGAGAGGGAATTTAATTGGATAA
- a CDS encoding alpha/beta fold hydrolase: MDNTINENKYIRLNGIEQFISINGKNSEQPLIIFLHGGPGAAYGTRSYIFKEWFKHFNVVFWDQPGAGRTAIKNPDFIPTFEYIIDSLKSLIEYLKRKFNKEKIGIIARSWGTVPGLYYVNHFPKDILFYCGTGQLIDTQKDEHVVYQELHKRLLKEKNAEGLKKLSELGKDYPGKNLSNIREKLDKFHQYIEDYGMFFENSNSGMSKKEELLNSPIYIPEDLTIQKRVSSNQDEIFKFLGMFSAYNYSLNYRIPFCLILGQKDWVVPVQHQINFFNDISAPKKELVLLENAGHKAMMDQPKEFLKALINFIQSTHEADSFN, from the coding sequence TTGGATAATACTATTAATGAAAATAAATACATACGATTAAATGGAATAGAACAATTTATTTCAATCAATGGTAAAAATAGTGAACAACCGTTAATTATATTTTTACATGGGGGGCCAGGAGCTGCATATGGTACACGCTCATATATATTTAAAGAGTGGTTTAAGCATTTTAACGTAGTGTTTTGGGACCAACCAGGTGCTGGAAGGACGGCTATAAAAAATCCAGATTTTATTCCAACTTTTGAATACATTATTGACAGTTTGAAATCACTTATTGAATATTTAAAGCGAAAGTTTAATAAGGAAAAGATAGGAATTATAGCAAGATCTTGGGGTACTGTTCCGGGGTTATATTATGTAAATCATTTTCCTAAAGATATTTTATTTTATTGTGGAACTGGACAACTCATAGATACTCAGAAAGACGAACACGTTGTTTATCAAGAATTGCATAAAAGATTACTTAAAGAAAAAAATGCAGAGGGATTAAAAAAATTATCTGAATTAGGAAAGGATTATCCAGGTAAAAATTTATCGAATATTAGAGAGAAATTAGATAAATTTCATCAGTATATAGAAGACTACGGAATGTTTTTTGAAAATTCCAATTCCGGAATGAGCAAGAAGGAAGAATTACTTAACAGTCCAATATATATTCCTGAAGATTTGACAATTCAAAAAAGAGTTAGTTCTAATCAAGATGAAATTTTTAAATTTTTAGGAATGTTCAGTGCTTATAATTATTCTTTAAATTATAGGATTCCATTCTGTTTAATATTGGGGCAAAAAGATTGGGTTGTTCCTGTTCAACATCAAATTAACTTCTTTAACGATATTAGCGCACCTAAAAAGGAGCTAGTTCTTTTAGAAAATGCAGGACACAAAGCAATGATGGATCAACCAAAAGAATTTTTAAAGGCATTGATTAATTTTATTCAATCAACACACGAGGCTGATAGCTTCAATTAA